The following coding sequences are from one Paramormyrops kingsleyae isolate MSU_618 chromosome 21, PKINGS_0.4, whole genome shotgun sequence window:
- the LOC111847663 gene encoding adhesion G protein-coupled receptor L2-like isoform X6 has translation MSEAPKQSRMGGSCRKRGPLLWLMLTVLQCSEGFSRAALPFGLVRRELSCEGYPIDLRCPGSDVIMIETANYGRTDNKICDADPFQMENTNCYLPDAYKIISQRCNNRTQCVVITGSDVFPDPCPGTYKYLEVQYQCVPYIFLCPGTLKAVGDASFLFETEQQAGAWCRDPLQAGDKVYFMPWTPYRTDMLLEYASLEDFQNARQTTAYKLPHRVDGTGFVVYDGAVFFNKERTRNIVKFDLRTRIKSGEAIINNANYHDTSPYKWGGKTDIDLAVDENGLWVIYATEQNNGMIVLSQLNPYTLRFDGTWETTYDKRSASNAFMVCGILFVVRSTYEDGESDSSKGLIDYMYNTKQNQGEFVDIPFPNRYQYIAAVDYNPRDNQLYVWNNFFMLRYNLEFGPPDPAQGPTILETFATPEPAKTSSTPAPTTHLKAGGNSTSAASPVEGNRAPKLPPAIPETTAPPSPDSFPLPERFCEGTVKRGIAWPRTQRGILLERPCPKGTRGTASYLCVLATGLWNPKGPDLSNCTSHWVNQVAQKIRSGENAANLANELARHTKGTVFAGDVSSSVRLMEQLVDILDAQLQEFLPSEKDSAGRSFNKLQKRERTCRAYMKAIVDTVDNLLRPEALKSWADMNSTEQTHAATMLLDTLEEGAFVLADNLMEPAVVKVPAENIALEVYVLSTDSQVQDFRFPQTSNSITIQLSANTVKLNSKNGVAKLVFVLYKRLGRFLSTENATIKLGPEAGGRSHPIAVNSHIISASVNKESSRVFVTDPVIFTLEHIDTENYFNSNCSFWNYSERSMMGYWSTQGCKLLATNKTHTTCSCNHLSNFAILMAHREITDRDGMHELLLTIMTRVGIAVSLLCLAISTITFCFFRGLQSDRNTIHKNLCINLFLAELVFLIGIDMTELKVGCSIIAGILHFFFLASFAWMCLEGVQLYLMLVDVFESEYSRKKYYYISGYLVPAIVVGISAAVDYRSYGTKNACWLRADNHFIWSFIGPVTFIIMLNLIFLIITMYKMVKHASSLKPDSSRLENIKSWVLGAFALLCLLGLTWSFGLFFMNESSIVMAYLFTIFNTLQGMFIFIFHCLLQKKVRKEYSKCLRQSYCCGGLPAESSHSSAKTSTTRASTRYSSATQSRIRRMWNDTVRKQSESSFMSGDINSSSTLNQGHSMNNTRDTSTMDTLPLNGNFNNSYSLRNGDYGNGVQAVECGLGLDDAAFEKMIISKLVHNNLRSCGKSQNVESTPPKLAIGGAGGDDGTGGILDDCSSLVHGDKIGLELLHKELEAPLLPQRTHSLLCHPQKTVKTEGADTYASQLPAKAEDVPQSPNRDSLYASLPNLRDSPYPEGSPDTQDDVSPAKGSENDDAYYKSMPNLGDELQPQVYYHISSGNSNGYIIPINDESCVSEGEVKEGQMQLVTSL, from the exons GTGCAACAATCGAACCCAGTGTGTTGTGATTACTGGATCGGACGTCTTCCCTGATCCCTGTCCGGGGACTTACAAGTACTTAGAGGTCCAGTATCAATGTGTTCCTTACA TCTTTCTCTGCCCAGGAACCCTGAAAGCAGTGGGAGATGCTTCTTTTCTGTTTGAAACGGAGCAGCAGGCCGGGGCTTGGTGCAGAGACCCTCTGCAGGCGGGTGACAAAGTCTACTTTATGCCGTGGACCCCTTACCGCACGGACATGCTGCTGGAGTACGCCTCGCTGGAGGACTTCCAGAACGCACGGCAGACCACCGCGTACAAGCTCCCTCACCGGGTGGATGGCACGGGGTTCGTGGTATACGACGGTGCTGTTTTTTTCAACAAGGAGCGGACCCGCAACATCGTCAAGTTCGACCTGAGAACTAGGATCAAAAGCGGCGAGGCCATCATCAACAATGCCAACTACCATGACACATCGCCCTACAAATGGGGCGGAAAGACGGACATTGACCTTGCTGTGGATGAGAATGGCCTGTGGGTTATTTACGCCACAGAGCAGAACAATGGAATGATCGTGCTCAGCCAACTGAACCCTTACACCCTCCGCTTTGATGGTACCTGGGAGACGACCTACGACAAACGCTCAGCCTCCAACGCCTTCATGGTCTGCGGCATCCTTTTTGTTGTGAGGTCCACGTACGAAGACGGCGAGAGCGACTCCAGCAAGGGTCTGATCGATTACATGTACAACACCAAGCAAAACCAGGGCGAGTTTGTGGATATCCCCTTTCCCAATCGGTACCAGTACATAGCAGCGGTGGATTATAACCCCAGGGACAACCAGCTGTACGTGTGGAATAACTTCTTCATGCTGAGGTACAACCTGGAGTTTGGACCACCAGATCCAGCTCAAG GCCCGACCATCTTGGAGACGTTTGCGACGCCCGAACCCGCGAAAACGAGCAGCACCCCGGCGCCCACCACCCACCTGAAGGCGGGGGGGAACTCGACCAGCGCAGCGAGCCCAGTGGAGGGCAACAGGGCTCCTAAGCTGCCCCCGGCCATTCCGGAGACCAcggctcccccctccccagactcTTTCCCGCTTCCCGAGAGGTTCTGCGAGGGCACGGTGAAGAGGGGCATCGCCTGGCCCAGGACTCAGAGGGGCATCTTACTGGAGAGGCCTTGCCCCAAGGGAACCAGAG GCACTGCTTCCTACCTCTGTGTACTGGCCACCGGGCTCTGGAACCCAAAAGGACCCGATCTGAGCAACTGCACGTCCCATTGGGTCAATCAGGTGGCTCAGAAG ATCCGGAGCGGCGAGAATGCCGCCAACCTCGCCAACGAGCTGGCCAGGCACACCAAGGGCACGGTCTTCGCCGGCGACGTCAGCTCGTCCGTGAGACTGATGGAGCAGCTCGTAGACATCTTGGACGCCCAACTGCAGGAGTTCCTGCCCAGCGAGAAGGACTCAGCCGGCCGGAGCTTCAACAAG CTACAAAAGCGAGAGCGGACTTGCAGGGCCTACATGAAG GCTATCGTGGATACAGTGGACAACCTGCTGAGGCCAGAGGCCCTGAAATCCTGGGCAGATATGAATTCCACGGAGCAGACGCACGCCGCGACTATGCTGCTTGACACGCTGGAGGAGGGAGCCTTCGTCTTGGCCGACAATCTCATGGAACCAGCCGTCGTGAAAGTCCCTGCAGAGAATATAG CTCTGGAGGTTTACGTCCTCAGCACAGACAGCCAGGTTCAGGACTTCAGGTTCCCACAGACCAGTAACAGCATTACTATCCAGTTGTCCGCCAACACCGTCAAGCTCAACAGTAAAAACG GTGTCGCCAAGCTTGTGTTCGTCCTCTACAAGCGCCTAGGCCGATTTCTGAGCACAGAAAACGCCACCATCAAACTCGGCCCCGAGGCTGGTGGGCGGAGCCACCCCATCGCCGTGAACTCGCACATTATCTCTGCTTCCGTCAACAAGGAGTCCAGTCGGGTGTTCGTCACAGATCCTGTGATCTTTACGCTGGAGCACATTGAC ACGGAAAATTACTTCAACTCCAACTGCTCTTTCTGGAACTATTCGGAGaggagcatgatgggatactgGTCCACCCAAGGCTGTAAGCTCCTTGCCACCAATAAGACTCACACTACATGTTCCTGCAACCACCTCAGCAACTTCGCCATCCTCATGGCCCACCGTGAAATCACG GACCGGGACGGGATGCACGAGCTCCTCCTGACCATCATGACGCGTGTGGGCATCGCCGTTTCCCTGCTCTGCCTGGCCATCAGCACGATCACCTTCTGCTTCTTCCGCGGTCTGCAGAGTGACCGCAACACCATCCATAAGAACCTCTGCATCAACCTCTTCCTTGCCGAGCTCGTCTTCTTAATCGGCATCGACATGACCGAGCTGAAG GTCGGCTGCTCCATCATCGCTGGGATCCTGCACTTCTTCTTCCTGGCCTCCTTCGCTTGGATGTGTCTGGAGGGCGTCCAGCTCTACCTGATGCTGGTCGACGTCTTCGAGAGCGAGTACTCGCGCAAGAAGTACTACTACATCTCGGGGTACCTGGTTCCCGCCATCGTGGTCGGCATCTCGGCGGCCGTGGACTACAGAAGCTATGGGACCAAAAACGC TTGCTGGTTGAGAGCTGACAATCACTTCATCTGGAGCTTCATTGGACCTGTAACCTTCATAATCATG CTAAACCTCATCTTCCTGATTATAACCATGTACAAAATGGTGAAGCATGCGTCTTCACTGAAACCCGACTCCAGCCGGTTGGAGAACATCAA ATCCTGGGTGCTGGGGGCCTTCGCTTTGCTTTGCCTGCTGGGATTGACCTGGTCCTTTGGTCTCTTCTTCATGAATGAGTCTTCCATCGTCATGGCGTATCTCTTCacgatattcaacactttacaAGGAATGTTCATCTTCATCTTCCACTGTCTTCTCCAGAAGAAG GTGCGTAAGGAGTACAGCAAGTGTCTGCGTCAGTCGTACTGCTGTGGGGGCCTGCCGGCCGAGAGCTCGCACAGCTCGGCGAAGACGTCCACCACGAGGGCCAGCACGCGTTACTCCTCTGCGACGCAG AGCCGTATCAGGAGGATGTGGAATGACACCGTCAGGAAGCAATCAGAATCCTCGTTCATGTCAGGTGACATCAACAGCAGCTCAACTCTCAACCAAG GACATTCGATGAACAACACCAGGGACACGAGCACGATGGACACGCTGCCCCTGAATGGCAATTTCAACAACAGCTACTCGCTTCGCAACGGTGACTATGGTAACGGCGTGCAGGCTGTGGAGTGCGGCCTGGGCCTGGACGACGCCGCCTTTGAGAAGATGATCATCTCCAAGTTGGTGCACAACAACCTCAGGTCTTGTGGCAAGAGTCAGAATGTAGAGAGTACCCCGCCCAAACTGGCCATAGGGGGTGCCGGCGGGGACGACGGCACCGGCGGCATCCTCGACGACTGCTCGTCCCTCGTCCATGGGGACAAGATCGGCCTGGAGCTGCTACACAAGGAGCTGGAGGCTCCGCTTCTCCCCCAGCGGACTCACTCGCTCCTATGCCACCCGCAGAAAACGGTGAAGACGGAGGGTGCCGACACCTATGCCTCACAGCTCCCGGCCAAGGCCGAGGACGTCCCCCAGTCCCCGAACAGAGACTCCCTGTACGCCAGCCTCCCGAATCTCAGAGACTCACCCTACCCTGAGGGCAGCCCTGACACACAGGACGACGTCTCCCCCGCCAAGGGGAGCGAGAACGATGATGCTTATTACAAGAGCATGCCCAACCTAGGAGACGAACTACAACCTCAGGTGTATTACCATATCAGCAGTGGTAATAGCAATGGGTACATCATCCCCATCAACGACGAAAGCTGCGTCTCAGAAGGAGAGGTTAAAGAAGGACAAATGCAATTGGTCACGAGTCTTTAA
- the LOC111847663 gene encoding adhesion G protein-coupled receptor L2-like isoform X7 yields MSEAPKQSRMGGSCRKRGPLLWLMLTVLQCSEGFSRAALPFGLVRRELSCEGYPIDLRCPGSDVIMIETANYGRTDNKICDADPFQMENTNCYLPDAYKIISQRCNNRTQCVVITGSDVFPDPCPGTYKYLEVQYQCVPYKVEQKVFLCPGTLKAVGDASFLFETEQQAGAWCRDPLQAGDKVYFMPWTPYRTDMLLEYASLEDFQNARQTTAYKLPHRVDGTGFVVYDGAVFFNKERTRNIVKFDLRTRIKSGEAIINNANYHDTSPYKWGGKTDIDLAVDENGLWVIYATEQNNGMIVLSQLNPYTLRFDGTWETTYDKRSASNAFMVCGILFVVRSTYEDGESDSSKGLIDYMYNTKQNQGEFVDIPFPNRYQYIAAVDYNPRDNQLYVWNNFFMLRYNLEFGPPDPAQGPTILETFATPEPAKTSSTPAPTTHLKAGGNSTSAASPVEGNRAPKLPPAIPETTAPPSPDSFPLPERFCEGTVKRGIAWPRTQRGILLERPCPKGTRGTASYLCVLATGLWNPKGPDLSNCTSHWVNQVAQKIRSGENAANLANELARHTKGTVFAGDVSSSVRLMEQLVDILDAQLQEFLPSEKDSAGRSFNKAIVDTVDNLLRPEALKSWADMNSTEQTHAATMLLDTLEEGAFVLADNLMEPAVVKVPAENIALEVYVLSTDSQVQDFRFPQTSNSITIQLSANTVKLNSKNGVAKLVFVLYKRLGRFLSTENATIKLGPEAGGRSHPIAVNSHIISASVNKESSRVFVTDPVIFTLEHIDTENYFNSNCSFWNYSERSMMGYWSTQGCKLLATNKTHTTCSCNHLSNFAILMAHREITDRDGMHELLLTIMTRVGIAVSLLCLAISTITFCFFRGLQSDRNTIHKNLCINLFLAELVFLIGIDMTELKVGCSIIAGILHFFFLASFAWMCLEGVQLYLMLVDVFESEYSRKKYYYISGYLVPAIVVGISAAVDYRSYGTKNACWLRADNHFIWSFIGPVTFIIMLNLIFLIITMYKMVKHASSLKPDSSRLENIKSWVLGAFALLCLLGLTWSFGLFFMNESSIVMAYLFTIFNTLQGMFIFIFHCLLQKKVRKEYSKCLRQSYCCGGLPAESSHSSAKTSTTRASTRYSSATQSRIRRMWNDTVRKQSESSFMSGDINSSSTLNQGHSMNNTRDTSTMDTLPLNGNFNNSYSLRNGDYGNGVQAVECGLGLDDAAFEKMIISKLVHNNLRSCGKSQNVESTPPKLAIGGAGGDDGTGGILDDCSSLVHGDKIGLELLHKELEAPLLPQRTHSLLCHPQKTVKTEGADTYASQLPAKAEDVPQSPNRDSLYASLPNLRDSPYPEGSPDTQDDVSPAKGSENDDAYYKSMPNLGDELQPQVYYHISSGNSNGYIIPINDESCVSEGEVKEGQMQLVTSL; encoded by the exons GTGCAACAATCGAACCCAGTGTGTTGTGATTACTGGATCGGACGTCTTCCCTGATCCCTGTCCGGGGACTTACAAGTACTTAGAGGTCCAGTATCAATGTGTTCCTTACA AAGTGGAGCAAAAAG TCTTTCTCTGCCCAGGAACCCTGAAAGCAGTGGGAGATGCTTCTTTTCTGTTTGAAACGGAGCAGCAGGCCGGGGCTTGGTGCAGAGACCCTCTGCAGGCGGGTGACAAAGTCTACTTTATGCCGTGGACCCCTTACCGCACGGACATGCTGCTGGAGTACGCCTCGCTGGAGGACTTCCAGAACGCACGGCAGACCACCGCGTACAAGCTCCCTCACCGGGTGGATGGCACGGGGTTCGTGGTATACGACGGTGCTGTTTTTTTCAACAAGGAGCGGACCCGCAACATCGTCAAGTTCGACCTGAGAACTAGGATCAAAAGCGGCGAGGCCATCATCAACAATGCCAACTACCATGACACATCGCCCTACAAATGGGGCGGAAAGACGGACATTGACCTTGCTGTGGATGAGAATGGCCTGTGGGTTATTTACGCCACAGAGCAGAACAATGGAATGATCGTGCTCAGCCAACTGAACCCTTACACCCTCCGCTTTGATGGTACCTGGGAGACGACCTACGACAAACGCTCAGCCTCCAACGCCTTCATGGTCTGCGGCATCCTTTTTGTTGTGAGGTCCACGTACGAAGACGGCGAGAGCGACTCCAGCAAGGGTCTGATCGATTACATGTACAACACCAAGCAAAACCAGGGCGAGTTTGTGGATATCCCCTTTCCCAATCGGTACCAGTACATAGCAGCGGTGGATTATAACCCCAGGGACAACCAGCTGTACGTGTGGAATAACTTCTTCATGCTGAGGTACAACCTGGAGTTTGGACCACCAGATCCAGCTCAAG GCCCGACCATCTTGGAGACGTTTGCGACGCCCGAACCCGCGAAAACGAGCAGCACCCCGGCGCCCACCACCCACCTGAAGGCGGGGGGGAACTCGACCAGCGCAGCGAGCCCAGTGGAGGGCAACAGGGCTCCTAAGCTGCCCCCGGCCATTCCGGAGACCAcggctcccccctccccagactcTTTCCCGCTTCCCGAGAGGTTCTGCGAGGGCACGGTGAAGAGGGGCATCGCCTGGCCCAGGACTCAGAGGGGCATCTTACTGGAGAGGCCTTGCCCCAAGGGAACCAGAG GCACTGCTTCCTACCTCTGTGTACTGGCCACCGGGCTCTGGAACCCAAAAGGACCCGATCTGAGCAACTGCACGTCCCATTGGGTCAATCAGGTGGCTCAGAAG ATCCGGAGCGGCGAGAATGCCGCCAACCTCGCCAACGAGCTGGCCAGGCACACCAAGGGCACGGTCTTCGCCGGCGACGTCAGCTCGTCCGTGAGACTGATGGAGCAGCTCGTAGACATCTTGGACGCCCAACTGCAGGAGTTCCTGCCCAGCGAGAAGGACTCAGCCGGCCGGAGCTTCAACAAG GCTATCGTGGATACAGTGGACAACCTGCTGAGGCCAGAGGCCCTGAAATCCTGGGCAGATATGAATTCCACGGAGCAGACGCACGCCGCGACTATGCTGCTTGACACGCTGGAGGAGGGAGCCTTCGTCTTGGCCGACAATCTCATGGAACCAGCCGTCGTGAAAGTCCCTGCAGAGAATATAG CTCTGGAGGTTTACGTCCTCAGCACAGACAGCCAGGTTCAGGACTTCAGGTTCCCACAGACCAGTAACAGCATTACTATCCAGTTGTCCGCCAACACCGTCAAGCTCAACAGTAAAAACG GTGTCGCCAAGCTTGTGTTCGTCCTCTACAAGCGCCTAGGCCGATTTCTGAGCACAGAAAACGCCACCATCAAACTCGGCCCCGAGGCTGGTGGGCGGAGCCACCCCATCGCCGTGAACTCGCACATTATCTCTGCTTCCGTCAACAAGGAGTCCAGTCGGGTGTTCGTCACAGATCCTGTGATCTTTACGCTGGAGCACATTGAC ACGGAAAATTACTTCAACTCCAACTGCTCTTTCTGGAACTATTCGGAGaggagcatgatgggatactgGTCCACCCAAGGCTGTAAGCTCCTTGCCACCAATAAGACTCACACTACATGTTCCTGCAACCACCTCAGCAACTTCGCCATCCTCATGGCCCACCGTGAAATCACG GACCGGGACGGGATGCACGAGCTCCTCCTGACCATCATGACGCGTGTGGGCATCGCCGTTTCCCTGCTCTGCCTGGCCATCAGCACGATCACCTTCTGCTTCTTCCGCGGTCTGCAGAGTGACCGCAACACCATCCATAAGAACCTCTGCATCAACCTCTTCCTTGCCGAGCTCGTCTTCTTAATCGGCATCGACATGACCGAGCTGAAG GTCGGCTGCTCCATCATCGCTGGGATCCTGCACTTCTTCTTCCTGGCCTCCTTCGCTTGGATGTGTCTGGAGGGCGTCCAGCTCTACCTGATGCTGGTCGACGTCTTCGAGAGCGAGTACTCGCGCAAGAAGTACTACTACATCTCGGGGTACCTGGTTCCCGCCATCGTGGTCGGCATCTCGGCGGCCGTGGACTACAGAAGCTATGGGACCAAAAACGC TTGCTGGTTGAGAGCTGACAATCACTTCATCTGGAGCTTCATTGGACCTGTAACCTTCATAATCATG CTAAACCTCATCTTCCTGATTATAACCATGTACAAAATGGTGAAGCATGCGTCTTCACTGAAACCCGACTCCAGCCGGTTGGAGAACATCAA ATCCTGGGTGCTGGGGGCCTTCGCTTTGCTTTGCCTGCTGGGATTGACCTGGTCCTTTGGTCTCTTCTTCATGAATGAGTCTTCCATCGTCATGGCGTATCTCTTCacgatattcaacactttacaAGGAATGTTCATCTTCATCTTCCACTGTCTTCTCCAGAAGAAG GTGCGTAAGGAGTACAGCAAGTGTCTGCGTCAGTCGTACTGCTGTGGGGGCCTGCCGGCCGAGAGCTCGCACAGCTCGGCGAAGACGTCCACCACGAGGGCCAGCACGCGTTACTCCTCTGCGACGCAG AGCCGTATCAGGAGGATGTGGAATGACACCGTCAGGAAGCAATCAGAATCCTCGTTCATGTCAGGTGACATCAACAGCAGCTCAACTCTCAACCAAG GACATTCGATGAACAACACCAGGGACACGAGCACGATGGACACGCTGCCCCTGAATGGCAATTTCAACAACAGCTACTCGCTTCGCAACGGTGACTATGGTAACGGCGTGCAGGCTGTGGAGTGCGGCCTGGGCCTGGACGACGCCGCCTTTGAGAAGATGATCATCTCCAAGTTGGTGCACAACAACCTCAGGTCTTGTGGCAAGAGTCAGAATGTAGAGAGTACCCCGCCCAAACTGGCCATAGGGGGTGCCGGCGGGGACGACGGCACCGGCGGCATCCTCGACGACTGCTCGTCCCTCGTCCATGGGGACAAGATCGGCCTGGAGCTGCTACACAAGGAGCTGGAGGCTCCGCTTCTCCCCCAGCGGACTCACTCGCTCCTATGCCACCCGCAGAAAACGGTGAAGACGGAGGGTGCCGACACCTATGCCTCACAGCTCCCGGCCAAGGCCGAGGACGTCCCCCAGTCCCCGAACAGAGACTCCCTGTACGCCAGCCTCCCGAATCTCAGAGACTCACCCTACCCTGAGGGCAGCCCTGACACACAGGACGACGTCTCCCCCGCCAAGGGGAGCGAGAACGATGATGCTTATTACAAGAGCATGCCCAACCTAGGAGACGAACTACAACCTCAGGTGTATTACCATATCAGCAGTGGTAATAGCAATGGGTACATCATCCCCATCAACGACGAAAGCTGCGTCTCAGAAGGAGAGGTTAAAGAAGGACAAATGCAATTGGTCACGAGTCTTTAA